The following are from one region of the bacterium genome:
- a CDS encoding chromate transporter, which translates to MIYFQLFWAFLKVGIFGWGGGSALYPLIEDQCMNNGWLGGDQQKIAELFAVTNAVPGVTAVKMAVYIGWQEAGLLGALLAAAGISLPGIGLLMGFYSAIINIQNNEEISPVLRRSFIGLINGLRFGAAGFILYSLIRVVPTDLSSAHMSIGISVALVAAVLLYFNVNPIPVILCCGIIGALILF; encoded by the coding sequence ATGATCTACTTCCAACTCTTCTGGGCATTTCTAAAGGTCGGAATCTTCGGGTGGGGAGGTGGGTCTGCCCTTTACCCTTTGATCGAAGATCAATGCATGAACAACGGCTGGCTCGGCGGCGACCAGCAGAAGATCGCTGAATTATTTGCAGTTACGAACGCTGTGCCGGGCGTCACAGCAGTCAAGATGGCCGTCTACATCGGCTGGCAGGAGGCCGGCCTGCTCGGGGCGCTGCTGGCCGCGGCAGGGATTTCCCTTCCTGGAATCGGTCTCCTGATGGGCTTCTACAGCGCGATCATCAATATCCAAAACAACGAGGAAATCTCGCCTGTTCTGCGACGGTCTTTCATTGGCCTTATCAACGGCCTCAGGTTTGGCGCCGCCGGGTTCATTCTCTATTCACTGATACGAGTAGTTCCGACAGATCTAAGCTCTGCCCATATGAGCATCGGAATCTCGGTCGCCCTGGTGGCAGCGGTGCTTCTCTACTTCAACGTCAATCCGATCCCCGTCATTCTCTGCTGCGGAATCATCGGGGCATTGATTCTATTCTGA
- a CDS encoding carboxypeptidase-like regulatory domain-containing protein, whose translation MMMEDPDFQAVDSEQVSTVEERALFFRLFHSDESQMSAGERQEYARFLPSQMTSQAERNYNSDTAAYEANGNPAPTPLRFLAFMNDYRREIRGELEKGIFPSEGDAVVSARVVDEFGQPQRDLLVYLYEYDEESGKIKLVGYERTDSGGVVVFDSLEPNRFYRAETISSSDQVARSTIRLADKNSATVLPPMVLRKSGESVSGFVFLDEDPAIGTMVSAIPIHGGPTLKTTTDKMGYFSLAPLPDGDVELVFERSAIPLPLRGTMLLTDRGGELFVPLGLLSEDAK comes from the coding sequence GTGATGATGGAAGACCCGGATTTTCAGGCCGTCGATTCGGAGCAGGTTTCGACGGTGGAGGAGCGGGCGCTGTTCTTTCGATTGTTCCATTCCGACGAGTCGCAAATGTCGGCGGGGGAGAGGCAGGAGTATGCGCGTTTCCTTCCCAGCCAAATGACAAGTCAGGCCGAGCGAAATTATAATTCAGACACCGCCGCCTATGAGGCGAATGGCAATCCCGCTCCGACTCCTTTGCGGTTTCTTGCATTTATGAATGACTATCGCCGAGAGATTCGCGGCGAATTGGAAAAGGGCATTTTTCCCAGCGAAGGCGATGCGGTTGTCAGTGCTCGTGTTGTTGACGAATTCGGTCAGCCACAAAGAGATCTTCTTGTTTATCTTTATGAATACGACGAGGAATCAGGAAAGATAAAACTCGTCGGGTACGAACGGACCGACAGTGGCGGCGTTGTTGTTTTTGATAGTCTTGAACCGAATCGTTTCTACCGGGCCGAGACAATCAGCTCCTCGGATCAAGTTGCGCGTTCTACAATTCGTTTGGCAGATAAGAACTCGGCGACCGTTCTGCCGCCAATGGTATTAAGAAAGAGCGGCGAGTCGGTCTCCGGTTTTGTATTTCTCGACGAGGATCCCGCGATTGGAACAATGGTTTCTGCCATTCCGATTCATGGTGGACCCACGCTGAAAACAACAACGGACAAGATGGGTTATTTCTCTCTGGCGCCGCTGCCGGATGGCGATGTGGAACTTGTATTCGAACGCAGCGCAATCCCCCTTCCGCTTCGAGGCACGATGTTGCTCACCGATCGCGGCGGAGAACTCTTTGTTCCTTTGGGTCTGCTTTCCGAAGACGCAAAATAG
- a CDS encoding Na+:solute symporter has translation MSLPAPALTLAAIGELHSIDLAVIAAILLITLGIGVFYSRRARQSTESYFKTGSGLPWWLLGTSIVATTFAADTPLAISGFVATDGNSANWFWWCQVPMVMAGVFFFAHLWRRANPMTDMELIDQRYSGREAGFLRGFKALYLALPYGCLVMGWVNKAMAKVLGLVFPDIPHIPIVDSLILALFLGTPLSSGISPETRALIDTGQVDPLVVVETPTSGLTLQNGAISSETSEELTTIRHSVNEYKILFALFLLCLLYTVISGLWGVVVTDFFQFWIAMGGCVFLAVKAIMACGGMESMMTRLAEIYGPDKALSMTAILPPLSGDDWFYALARFLLYTMVGWWAVGFTDGGSYHAQRLLAAKNGRHAALGYFWFGIANYALRMWPWILVGIAAAVLFPYIPGETDAEAGFVKVMLQVLGPGWLGLLVATFFSAYMSTISTQLNLGASYLVNDFYKPFVARGRSDRHYLRVGMAMTAVMALAGIFVSLFLSSIADAWLLLGAMNAGIGVIYILRWYWWRISAWSEIACLGALIALSPLTVFSSRFVPFVRGILDDPNALAGIERYMVFPFTLLYSLPICISVALLVTILTRPVAREKLRDFYLRVQPGGPGWRAIEREIMVGRPSFVAASPLTRRNFLNWGMSVVAIYSFLVGIGKLVIGNIPGQDYEIPQRAIGLLLLLLGGVLTFWLVRSLNKRDDLVEVVSDEALADQENIA, from the coding sequence ATGTCCCTGCCCGCCCCTGCCCTCACACTTGCCGCGATCGGCGAATTGCACAGCATCGATCTCGCCGTCATCGCCGCGATCCTGCTCATCACGCTCGGCATCGGCGTCTTCTATAGCCGCCGCGCCCGGCAATCCACCGAGTCCTACTTCAAGACCGGCAGCGGGCTCCCCTGGTGGTTGCTCGGCACCTCGATCGTCGCGACCACGTTTGCCGCCGATACGCCGCTCGCGATCAGCGGCTTCGTCGCCACCGACGGCAACAGCGCCAACTGGTTCTGGTGGTGCCAGGTCCCCATGGTCATGGCCGGCGTGTTCTTCTTCGCCCACCTGTGGCGCCGCGCGAACCCCATGACAGACATGGAACTGATCGACCAGCGCTACTCCGGACGCGAGGCCGGCTTCCTGCGCGGGTTCAAGGCCCTCTACCTCGCCCTCCCCTACGGGTGCCTCGTCATGGGTTGGGTCAACAAAGCCATGGCCAAAGTCCTCGGCCTCGTCTTTCCCGACATTCCGCACATCCCGATTGTCGACTCCCTGATTCTCGCGCTGTTTCTCGGCACACCGCTCTCCAGCGGCATCTCGCCCGAGACCCGCGCTCTCATCGATACTGGCCAGGTCGATCCGCTCGTTGTCGTCGAAACACCGACAAGTGGACTAACCTTACAGAATGGCGCCATCTCATCCGAGACCTCGGAGGAACTCACAACCATTCGCCACTCCGTCAACGAGTACAAGATCCTCTTCGCCCTGTTCTTGCTCTGCCTGCTATATACAGTAATATCAGGCCTTTGGGGCGTCGTGGTGACAGATTTCTTCCAGTTCTGGATCGCCATGGGTGGCTGCGTGTTTCTGGCGGTGAAGGCGATCATGGCTTGCGGAGGGATGGAGTCCATGATGACCCGGCTGGCCGAGATCTATGGGCCCGACAAGGCTCTTTCCATGACAGCCATTCTCCCTCCGTTGAGCGGAGACGATTGGTTCTACGCCCTTGCGCGCTTCCTTCTCTATACAATGGTTGGTTGGTGGGCTGTTGGATTCACGGATGGCGGATCGTATCATGCGCAACGACTTCTCGCGGCCAAGAATGGGCGCCACGCAGCCCTCGGATACTTCTGGTTCGGGATTGCCAACTACGCCCTGCGCATGTGGCCGTGGATTCTGGTCGGAATCGCGGCCGCGGTCCTCTTCCCCTACATCCCCGGCGAGACCGACGCAGAGGCCGGATTCGTGAAGGTCATGCTCCAGGTCCTCGGCCCCGGTTGGCTCGGCCTCCTGGTCGCCACGTTCTTCAGCGCCTACATGTCCACCATCTCCACCCAACTGAATCTCGGCGCCAGCTACCTGGTGAACGATTTCTACAAGCCCTTCGTCGCTCGCGGCCGCAGTGACCGCCACTATCTTCGCGTCGGTATGGCGATGACAGCCGTGATGGCCCTGGCGGGGATCTTCGTCAGCCTCTTCCTCAGCTCCATCGCCGATGCCTGGCTGTTGCTCGGGGCGATGAACGCCGGCATCGGCGTGATTTACATCCTCCGGTGGTACTGGTGGCGGATCAGCGCCTGGAGCGAAATCGCCTGCTTGGGGGCCCTGATCGCCCTCTCTCCACTCACAGTCTTCTCCTCACGCTTTGTCCCATTCGTTCGCGGGATACTGGATGATCCGAATGCCCTGGCTGGGATCGAGCGCTACATGGTCTTCCCCTTCACTTTGCTCTATTCGCTGCCCATCTGCATCTCGGTGGCGCTACTTGTGACCATCCTGACGCGGCCGGTTGCGCGCGAGAAGCTCCGTGACTTCTACCTCCGAGTCCAACCTGGCGGTCCCGGGTGGCGGGCAATCGAGAGGGAAATCATGGTCGGGCGACCGAGCTTCGTCGCCGCCAGTCCCTTGACCAGGCGCAATTTCCTGAACTGGGGAATGTCCGTTGTTGCGATTTATAGTTTCCTCGTCGGCATCGGGAAACTCGTCATCGGCAATATCCCCGGCCAGGATTACGAGATACCGCAACGAGCAATTGGCCTGCTCCTTCTGCTCCTGGGAGGCGTTCTGACCTTCTGGCTGGTCCGATCCCTTAACAAACGAGACGACCTCGTCGAGGTCGTCTCGGATGAAGCTCTGGCCGATCAGGAGAACATCGCCTGA
- a CDS encoding glycosyltransferase family 2 protein, with translation MTRKNGKSSPSPTDHKIAVVIPAYRVENHICDVIKGLPDYVSYIVVVDDASPDETAKRVAELKDPRVTLLRHPKNRGVGGAMTTGYRAALKLDVDIVVKMDGDDQMDQSYLPRLIEPLISGIADYAKGNRFLDLMMLRQMPLLRRIGNTGLTFLTKAASGYWGVCDPNNGYTAIRAEALRLIDFSRIHRRYFFESSMLIHLNILRAVVSDVPIPARYGDEASSLRIRRVLWEFPINLFRGLINRIYWRYFMLEFAPQGLFFLAGLLTFLFGAIFGAWRWYLSWQTGIVQSTGTVMISVLPLLMGFELLLQAIVMDMNAVPRDPISNRKSPDKQAEH, from the coding sequence GTGACGCGAAAGAATGGTAAGTCGTCCCCCTCCCCCACCGATCATAAGATCGCCGTCGTGATCCCCGCCTATCGCGTCGAAAACCACATTTGCGATGTGATCAAGGGCCTGCCGGATTATGTTTCGTATATTGTAGTCGTCGACGATGCGAGCCCGGACGAAACGGCAAAACGCGTTGCAGAATTGAAAGATCCGCGTGTAACCCTCCTGCGCCACCCAAAGAACCGCGGAGTCGGAGGCGCCATGACCACCGGTTATCGAGCCGCGCTGAAGCTTGACGTCGACATCGTTGTCAAGATGGATGGGGACGACCAGATGGACCAGTCCTATCTTCCTCGTCTCATTGAGCCGCTCATTTCAGGTATCGCAGATTATGCCAAGGGCAATCGCTTCCTTGACCTGATGATGCTGCGCCAGATGCCACTCCTCCGCCGTATAGGAAATACCGGACTGACCTTCTTGACAAAAGCCGCTTCCGGCTATTGGGGCGTCTGCGATCCCAATAATGGATATACTGCTATCCGCGCAGAAGCGCTCAGGCTCATTGATTTCTCCCGCATTCATCGACGCTACTTCTTCGAAAGCAGCATGTTGATCCATTTAAATATTCTCCGCGCAGTCGTCTCGGATGTTCCTATTCCCGCCCGGTATGGGGATGAAGCCAGTTCCCTGAGAATACGCCGTGTCCTTTGGGAATTTCCCATTAACCTGTTTCGTGGTTTAATTAATCGCATTTACTGGCGATACTTTATGCTGGAGTTCGCCCCCCAGGGCCTCTTCTTTCTCGCCGGCCTTTTAACATTTCTCTTTGGTGCGATCTTCGGTGCCTGGCGTTGGTACCTCTCGTGGCAGACGGGAATTGTGCAATCTACTGGAACCGTGATGATTTCCGTTCTTCCATTGCTGATGGGATTCGAACTTCTCCTGCAAGCCATTGTCATGGATATGAACGCCGTTCCCCGAGATCCTATTTCTAATAGAAAGTCGCCCGACAAGCAAGCAGAGCACTGA
- a CDS encoding class I SAM-dependent methyltransferase has product MPPARPTACPSCASEKWRPAFRLRGLQIWRCGKCRLLAYNPEGHKAASPDEFAGLDLDTYFEAMAPIRRESSRRLLEQIEQHIAPGKILDIGCSFGWFLDEARRRGWETFGIEPSDIAVRQAIEAGHDVLHGTFPEQQHADQKFDAVIMMDVLEHLPHGVEVLAQIRRILRPGGLLILKVPNREGIIYRTARVAHVLSAGMLDLPSWRLWQMDFPYPHTWYFDPRTLRRTVRRAGFQPILSDVEPIVTLGSIKSRMDYIAATGSALSRGLVPLYRAGLTACVMAANLTGAHDIAVLISRRPEKRRKPS; this is encoded by the coding sequence ATGCCTCCAGCTCGCCCCACTGCCTGCCCTTCCTGTGCCTCCGAGAAGTGGCGCCCCGCATTCCGCCTTCGCGGCCTCCAGATCTGGCGCTGCGGCAAATGCCGCCTGCTCGCCTATAACCCGGAAGGCCACAAGGCTGCCTCGCCGGACGAATTCGCCGGCCTCGATCTGGATACTTACTTCGAGGCCATGGCCCCAATCCGCCGCGAATCGTCCCGCCGCCTGCTGGAGCAGATCGAACAGCACATCGCACCCGGCAAGATTCTCGATATTGGCTGCTCCTTCGGCTGGTTCCTGGACGAGGCCCGTCGGCGCGGCTGGGAGACCTTCGGCATCGAGCCCAGCGACATCGCCGTGCGCCAAGCCATCGAGGCCGGCCACGACGTTCTCCACGGAACGTTCCCGGAACAACAGCACGCTGACCAGAAATTCGACGCCGTCATCATGATGGATGTCCTCGAACATCTGCCCCACGGCGTCGAGGTCCTCGCGCAGATCCGCCGGATTCTTCGCCCGGGCGGCTTGCTGATTCTCAAAGTCCCCAATCGCGAAGGAATCATCTATCGCACGGCCCGCGTCGCGCACGTGCTCAGCGCCGGCATGCTCGACCTTCCGAGTTGGCGACTGTGGCAGATGGACTTCCCATACCCACATACATGGTACTTCGATCCGCGCACCTTGCGGCGCACTGTCCGTCGTGCAGGGTTCCAGCCCATCCTCAGCGACGTCGAACCGATCGTGACGCTTGGCTCCATCAAGTCGAGGATGGACTACATCGCAGCAACCGGCAGCGCCCTTTCGCGCGGACTTGTGCCACTCTACCGCGCAGGACTGACAGCCTGCGTGATGGCTGCGAACTTGACAGGCGCCCATGATATTGCCGTCTTGATTTCTCGCCGACCGGAGAAGCGGAGGAAACCATCGTGA